The following proteins come from a genomic window of Helicobacter canadensis MIT 98-5491:
- the cysN gene encoding sulfate adenylyltransferase subunit CysN, translating to MNLNEIKEYLKQHENKELCRFITCGSVDDGKSTLIGRMLYDSKTLFEDQIKTLEKDSQKNKNSKEGQNLDFALLVDGLASEREQGITIDVAYRFFTTQKRKFIIADTPGHEQYTRNMATGASNADIAILLIDARKGVLTQTKRHSYIVSLLGIKQFIIAINKMDLVDFKQEVFDQITKDYKAILPSLQNYEDIKIHFVPICAIDGDNITSKSANMPWYSGETLSTLLDTLPITTNINQDFIMSVQYVNRPHLNFRGFCGNIASGSVRVGDEIVILPSLKTSKIKEIITPNIKELRPSKDQKIQSSKSASFPSAITLTLEDEIDISRGDIITAKNVEIPISNAFKAMIIWMSEIPLNLHENYLIKIANLTTNVIFSQIDFKKDINTFEEYPAKTLELNDIAKCTLNLNKKTALEIYKKNKTLGSFIIIDKYSNETLAAGMIEEILDTKSENRIYTQAERELNAYIRKNYPEWECKKNMKVIVALSILTLLLLLVSGKFRASLPFGGVALLYYLLGYLDLKTFLGSYTSDSLVVLVLLLLVSIAVEKSAVMSYASKFIIGKSYYFSLFKLGVIVSAISAFLNNTAVVASFMGLIKNNKFQNPSKLLIPLSYFSIAGGTMTLIGTSTNLIVNSFVVQNGLESLKIFDFFAVGFCISLGVMIILMLFSKLLPNYTDKEQEISEYLISAKVLPNSPLIGKSIEKNGLRKLEFLFLIEILREGRSLSPVSPDEIICKEDQLVFSGDVAHLETLKEFKGLEIGKQNPKIKDLELVDAIITPNSNLIGKSVKEANFRTKFDAGIIALKKGSQNISKIGSSILSAGDRLILSVGKDFKTRDNILKNFYIISNINKLQKLNKAQSLFIVFGFLSVITLSALGIFSLLKALIVFLFVLLVFKFLKFDEIKRRFPLDIFIIVGSSLAITKVLVESGLAQDFANLIISIFGQYGVYGSFIGIYLLTLLLTEMITNNAAAALAFPIALATAQSLGVSPIPFIFAVAYGASCGFMMPHGYQTHLMVTSMCGYKTMDFVKIGFVVSLTYSIIALSLIPIFFSF from the coding sequence ATGAATTTAAATGAAATAAAAGAATATTTAAAACAACACGAAAACAAGGAACTCTGTAGATTTATTACTTGTGGTAGTGTAGATGATGGAAAATCTACTTTAATAGGCAGAATGCTTTATGATTCTAAAACACTTTTTGAAGATCAAATCAAAACTCTAGAAAAAGATAGTCAAAAAAATAAAAACTCAAAGGAAGGGCAAAATTTAGACTTTGCTCTTTTGGTGGATGGATTAGCAAGTGAGCGAGAACAAGGCATTACTATTGATGTAGCCTATCGCTTTTTTACCACTCAAAAAAGAAAATTTATCATAGCAGATACTCCAGGGCATGAGCAATATACGAGAAATATGGCTACAGGTGCTAGTAATGCTGATATTGCTATCCTTTTAATTGATGCTAGAAAAGGTGTCTTAACCCAAACCAAACGGCATTCTTATATCGTAAGCTTATTAGGCATTAAACAATTTATCATAGCAATCAACAAAATGGATTTAGTTGATTTCAAACAAGAAGTCTTTGATCAAATCACCAAAGACTATAAAGCAATTCTCCCTAGTTTGCAAAATTATGAAGATATTAAAATCCATTTTGTCCCCATTTGCGCAATAGATGGCGATAACATCACCTCTAAAAGTGCCAATATGCCTTGGTATAGCGGAGAAACTCTATCTACACTATTAGACACTTTACCAATTACCACAAATATCAATCAAGACTTTATTATGAGTGTGCAGTATGTCAATCGCCCACATTTAAACTTTAGGGGATTTTGTGGCAATATTGCAAGTGGAAGTGTGCGTGTAGGTGATGAGATTGTCATTCTCCCTAGCCTTAAAACTAGCAAAATTAAAGAAATTATCACTCCCAATATCAAAGAATTAAGACCTAGCAAAGATCAAAAAATACAAAGCTCAAAAAGTGCAAGTTTTCCAAGTGCCATTACGCTAACTCTAGAAGATGAAATTGACATTTCAAGAGGTGATATAATCACTGCTAAAAATGTAGAAATTCCTATTTCTAATGCCTTTAAAGCTATGATTATATGGATGAGTGAGATTCCACTCAATCTCCATGAAAACTATTTAATCAAAATAGCAAATCTCACAACTAATGTTATTTTTAGCCAAATTGATTTTAAAAAAGACATTAATACTTTTGAAGAATATCCTGCAAAAACTTTAGAGCTTAATGACATTGCAAAATGCACTTTAAATTTAAACAAAAAGACTGCCTTAGAAATCTACAAAAAGAACAAAACCTTAGGCAGCTTTATTATTATTGATAAATATTCTAATGAAACCTTGGCAGCAGGAATGATAGAAGAGATTCTAGACACTAAAAGCGAAAATAGAATCTACACTCAAGCCGAAAGAGAATTGAATGCATACATAAGAAAAAACTATCCTGAGTGGGAATGTAAAAAAAATATGAAAGTTATTGTTGCCCTAAGTATTTTAACCTTACTTCTTTTGCTTGTTAGTGGGAAATTTAGAGCTTCTTTGCCTTTTGGAGGAGTTGCTTTATTATACTATCTCTTGGGATATTTAGATCTAAAAACTTTTCTTGGATCATACACTAGTGATTCTTTAGTTGTTTTAGTGCTTTTATTGCTTGTTTCTATCGCGGTAGAAAAAAGTGCAGTTATGAGCTATGCATCAAAATTTATTATCGGCAAGAGCTATTATTTTTCTCTCTTTAAACTAGGTGTTATTGTAAGTGCAATTTCTGCATTTTTAAACAACACTGCTGTTGTAGCTAGTTTTATGGGATTAATCAAAAATAACAAATTTCAAAATCCCTCTAAATTGCTAATCCCACTTTCTTACTTTTCAATCGCAGGGGGAACTATGACTCTTATAGGCACTTCTACGAATTTAATAGTCAATTCCTTTGTAGTGCAAAATGGCTTAGAGAGTTTAAAGATTTTTGATTTTTTTGCAGTTGGCTTTTGCATTAGCTTAGGTGTGATGATTATTTTAATGCTTTTTAGCAAACTTCTACCAAACTATACTGACAAAGAACAAGAAATTTCTGAATACCTTATTAGCGCAAAAGTTTTACCCAATAGCCCTTTGATTGGTAAGAGTATCGAGAAAAATGGCTTAAGAAAATTAGAATTTCTCTTTTTGATAGAAATCCTAAGAGAAGGCAGAAGTCTCTCCCCTGTAAGCCCAGATGAGATTATTTGCAAGGAAGATCAATTAGTTTTTAGCGGAGATGTGGCACATTTAGAGACACTAAAAGAATTTAAAGGCTTAGAAATCGGCAAACAAAATCCCAAAATCAAAGATTTAGAGCTAGTAGATGCCATCATCACGCCTAATTCTAACTTGATTGGCAAAAGCGTCAAGGAAGCAAACTTTAGAACTAAATTTGATGCAGGAATCATTGCACTAAAAAAAGGCTCACAAAATATCTCTAAAATTGGTTCAAGCATCTTAAGTGCTGGAGATAGACTTATTCTAAGCGTGGGAAAGGATTTTAAAACGCGAGATAATATTCTTAAAAATTTCTACATTATCTCCAATATTAATAAACTTCAAAAATTAAATAAAGCACAAAGTCTTTTCATTGTTTTTGGCTTTTTATCAGTCATTACCCTCTCGGCCTTAGGCATCTTTTCTTTACTTAAAGCTTTAATTGTTTTTCTCTTTGTGTTACTAGTTTTTAAATTTCTCAAATTTGATGAAATTAAAAGGCGATTCCCGCTTGACATTTTTATTATTGTAGGCTCTTCACTTGCTATCACCAAAGTCCTAGTAGAGAGTGGTCTAGCCCAAGATTTTGCTAATCTCATCATTAGCATTTTTGGGCAATATGGAGTTTATGGTAGCTTTATTGGAATCTACCTTTTAACCTTGCTTTTAACAGAGATGATTACCAATAATGCCGCTGCAGCCCTTGCCTTTCCTATTGCTCTTGCGACTGCACAAAGTCTAGGTGTTAGCCCTATACCTTTTATTTTCGCAGTTGCCTATGGAGCAAGTTGTGGATTTATGATGCCTCATGGCTATCAAACACATTTGATGGTTACTTCTATGTGTGGGTATAAAACAATGGATTTTGTAAAAATAGGCTTTGTTGTTTCTTTAACTTACTCTATCATAGCTTTAAGCTTAATACCAATCTTTTTTAGTTTTTAA
- a CDS encoding flavodoxin, protein MSKIGLFYGSDGGNTQRVAEKIATNLREKHSKEVEVFDVAKASKEDLKGFTNLILATPTYGSGEIQSDWEEFLTALSPSDFEGKVVALVGLGDQDTYSDTFSNGVFEIYNQVSKTAKIIGKTSTQGYEYEESNSAIEGEFIGLILDEDNQEDLTDARIEKWCDSIAKEFI, encoded by the coding sequence ATGAGTAAAATCGGATTATTTTATGGAAGTGATGGCGGAAATACTCAAAGAGTTGCAGAAAAAATCGCTACAAATTTACGCGAAAAACATTCTAAAGAGGTAGAGGTTTTTGATGTAGCTAAAGCTTCTAAGGAAGATTTAAAAGGATTTACAAATCTAATTTTAGCGACACCAACTTATGGAAGCGGTGAGATTCAAAGTGATTGGGAAGAGTTTTTAACTGCTTTAAGTCCATCAGATTTTGAAGGCAAAGTAGTTGCACTTGTAGGGCTTGGGGATCAAGACACTTATAGCGATACTTTTAGTAATGGAGTTTTTGAGATTTATAATCAAGTTTCTAAAACTGCAAAAATAATTGGTAAAACTAGCACACAAGGTTATGAATATGAAGAATCAAATTCGGCTATAGAGGGCGAATTTATAGGATTGATTTTAGATGAGGATAATCAAGAAGATTTAACCGATGCAAGAATAGAGAAGTGGTGCGATTCTATCGCAAAAGAATTTATCTAA
- the mnmH gene encoding tRNA 2-selenouridine(34) synthase MnmH, giving the protein MQKDIEIQNFLDQNLPLILDVRSPREYELSHIPTAINFPVLQNDEFERVGTLYRQDAFGAKILGASLICQNISTHLLKLKEKITPAIPFGIYCARGGMRSHSFALILQHIGYRVLVLEGGYKSYRKFITQSLDQAPTHRFLTLIGPTGSGKSEIISAFHHSLDIEQIAKHLGSSFGQICGNQPSVKMFQNLIFTRLRELQNAPFVLVEGESKKLGNLILPTPLYNAYQKAPKILILSPLEQRIKRIIAQYGKISEKFFKDSMQKIAPFMKKQFWQEAYDAFFANQLEKVAEILLVEYYDKVYKKESFHQVVHYQSTTQAIAEIKAFAEEFYKIKE; this is encoded by the coding sequence GTGCAAAAAGATATTGAAATTCAAAATTTTTTAGATCAAAATCTTCCTTTGATTCTTGATGTCCGATCTCCTAGAGAATATGAACTTTCTCACATTCCAACTGCCATTAATTTTCCTGTTTTACAAAATGATGAATTTGAAAGAGTTGGCACACTTTATAGGCAAGATGCCTTTGGAGCTAAGATTCTTGGAGCAAGTTTGATTTGTCAAAATATCTCCACTCATCTCTTAAAGCTTAAAGAAAAAATCACTCCTGCTATTCCTTTTGGAATCTATTGTGCTAGAGGTGGAATGCGTAGCCACTCTTTTGCCCTTATTTTGCAACACATTGGATATCGCGTTTTGGTGCTAGAGGGAGGCTATAAATCCTATCGTAAGTTCATAACTCAAAGCCTAGATCAAGCCCCCACACACCGATTCTTAACCCTCATTGGACCTACAGGCAGTGGTAAAAGTGAGATTATTAGTGCTTTTCATCACTCCTTAGATATTGAACAAATCGCTAAACACCTTGGCTCAAGTTTTGGTCAAATTTGCGGGAATCAACCTAGCGTTAAAATGTTTCAAAATCTAATTTTTACAAGATTAAGAGAATTACAAAATGCTCCTTTTGTGCTTGTTGAGGGAGAAAGCAAGAAGCTTGGCAATCTTATTTTGCCCACTCCACTCTATAATGCCTACCAAAAAGCACCCAAGATTCTTATCCTTTCACCCTTAGAGCAAAGAATCAAAAGAATCATCGCACAATATGGTAAAATTTCAGAAAAATTTTTCAAAGATTCGATGCAAAAAATTGCTCCCTTTATGAAAAAGCAATTTTGGCAAGAAGCCTATGATGCCTTTTTTGCCAATCAATTAGAAAAAGTTGCAGAAATTTTGCTGGTAGAATATTATGACAAAGTCTATAAAAAAGAATCTTTTCATCAAGTAGTGCATTATCAAAGCACTACCCAAGCCATTGCAGAAATCAAAGCTTTTGCAGAAGAATTTTATAAAATAAAGGAATAA
- the prfB gene encoding peptide chain release factor 2, translating into MDSYEYGELLKELEIKRQNIEKIMQPSQLQSRIEEIESLEQQKEFWEDSKKAGEYQKEKKRCLRQLEKYKEASLALSDAKELFELSSDDEETLNELFNEAPMLEEQIKKAEIEVMLSGELDSNNAIFTITPGAGGTESQDWASMLYRMYLRWAERCGFKVELLDYQEGDEAGIKDASFIIKGENAYGYTKVENGIHRLVRISPFDSNAKRHTSFASVQVTPEIDDNISIEIEEKDLRIDTYRASGAGGQHINKTESAIRITHIPTGIVVQCQNDRSQHKNKATALKMLKSKLYELEQQKRNEQIANDDKSEIGWGHQIRSYVLAPYQQVKDLRSNIAYSNVEAILDGDIDSILEGVLIHINSK; encoded by the coding sequence TTGGATAGTTATGAATATGGCGAATTACTTAAAGAGCTAGAAATCAAGCGACAAAATATTGAAAAAATTATGCAGCCTAGCCAATTACAATCAAGGATTGAAGAAATTGAATCTTTAGAGCAACAAAAAGAATTTTGGGAAGATTCTAAGAAAGCTGGAGAATACCAAAAAGAAAAAAAACGCTGCCTAAGACAGCTTGAAAAATACAAAGAGGCAAGTCTAGCCCTTAGTGATGCCAAAGAGCTTTTTGAACTCTCAAGCGATGATGAAGAAACACTTAATGAGCTTTTTAACGAAGCGCCAATGCTAGAAGAGCAAATCAAAAAAGCAGAAATTGAAGTTATGCTTAGCGGAGAACTTGATTCTAATAATGCAATCTTTACTATAACACCTGGAGCAGGTGGAACAGAATCGCAAGATTGGGCAAGTATGCTTTATCGAATGTATTTAAGGTGGGCGGAGAGATGCGGATTTAAAGTGGAACTTTTGGACTACCAAGAAGGCGATGAAGCAGGAATCAAAGATGCAAGTTTTATCATTAAAGGTGAAAATGCTTATGGTTACACGAAAGTTGAAAATGGGATTCACAGGCTTGTTCGAATCTCACCTTTTGATTCTAATGCCAAACGCCACACAAGCTTTGCCTCTGTGCAGGTAACGCCCGAAATTGATGATAACATTTCCATTGAAATTGAGGAAAAAGATTTACGAATTGATACTTATAGAGCAAGTGGAGCGGGCGGACAACATATCAATAAAACCGAATCTGCCATTCGTATTACCCATATTCCAACAGGAATTGTCGTGCAATGTCAAAATGATAGAAGTCAGCACAAAAATAAAGCCACTGCCCTAAAAATGCTAAAATCTAAACTCTATGAACTAGAACAGCAAAAACGCAATGAGCAAATTGCAAATGATGATAAAAGTGAGATTGGCTGGGGACATCAAATCCGATCTTATGTTTTAGCACCCTACCAACAAGTCAAAGATCTACGCTCCAATATCGCTTATAGTAATGTTGAAGCTATCTTAGATGGAGATATTGATTCTATCTTAGAAGGTGTGCTTATCCACATTAATTCCAAATAA
- the cysQ gene encoding 3'(2'),5'-bisphosphate nucleotidase CysQ, with amino-acid sequence MLNSIKLETIQEIALKAGKAAMGIYKKDFVIYEKEDKSPLSEADLLCNEIICNALSPFNLPLLSEENKIIPYKERKKWEYFWCVDPIDGTKEFIKKNGEFTINIALIHKDTPILGVVYAPALELMYSAKQGEGAFKNDKKLPLNAQRETYKIVASKSHMSKETNDFIESLETNKPKELISMGSSLKLCLVASNEADIYPRLGPTMEWDTAAADAIVRESGKMTYDFSSLKPLIYNKEDLRNPYFIVK; translated from the coding sequence ATGCTTAATTCCATCAAACTAGAAACAATCCAAGAAATTGCCCTAAAAGCCGGTAAGGCAGCAATGGGCATTTATAAAAAGGATTTTGTAATTTATGAAAAAGAAGATAAAAGCCCTTTAAGCGAAGCTGATTTGCTTTGCAATGAAATTATTTGCAATGCTCTATCTCCATTTAATCTACCCCTATTAAGCGAAGAAAACAAAATCATTCCTTATAAAGAAAGAAAAAAATGGGAATATTTTTGGTGCGTTGATCCCATAGATGGCACTAAGGAATTTATCAAGAAAAATGGAGAATTTACAATCAACATTGCCCTAATCCACAAGGATACGCCAATTCTAGGAGTTGTTTATGCACCTGCTTTAGAGCTTATGTATAGCGCAAAACAAGGAGAAGGTGCGTTTAAAAATGATAAAAAACTGCCACTCAATGCCCAAAGAGAAACCTATAAAATCGTAGCTAGCAAATCTCATATGAGCAAGGAAACTAATGACTTCATAGAAAGCCTAGAAACCAATAAGCCAAAAGAACTCATTTCTATGGGAAGCTCTCTAAAACTATGCTTAGTAGCTAGCAATGAAGCGGACATCTACCCAAGGCTTGGACCAACAATGGAATGGGATACAGCAGCTGCCGATGCGATAGTTAGAGAATCAGGCAAAATGACTTATGATTTTAGCAGCCTAAAGCCCTTAATCTATAATAAGGAAGATTTAAGAAATCCATATTTTATCGTAAAATAA
- a CDS encoding P-II family nitrogen regulator has translation MEKIYKVEIITRSEKLNVLKDTLSAKGIKGMTVSNVMGAGNQKGKTEVYRGNEMRIDLLPKIRIEILSKESMVDEIIQVAKECLNTGNVGDGKIIIYPVSNVIRIRTNQEGTDAI, from the coding sequence ATGGAGAAAATTTACAAAGTTGAAATTATAACGCGTTCTGAAAAGCTCAATGTGCTTAAAGATACTTTGTCTGCAAAGGGCATTAAAGGAATGACAGTGAGTAATGTAATGGGTGCTGGGAACCAAAAAGGAAAAACAGAAGTGTATCGTGGGAATGAAATGCGTATTGATTTGCTTCCAAAGATTCGGATTGAAATCTTGAGTAAAGAAAGTATGGTTGATGAAATTATACAAGTAGCCAAAGAATGTCTTAATACAGGTAATGTTGGGGATGGAAAGATTATTATTTATCCTGTGAGTAATGTAATTAGGATTCGCACTAATCAAGAAGGGACAGATGCAATTTAA
- a CDS encoding cation:proton antiporter — protein MAVISGIILNKLKIPTIIGYIVTGVLTAYIFNFRVEDSTDLSEIAEMGIVFLMFMIGLDFSFKKMSSIKQEVFLFGGLQIGLSILTFFFICYSLFGFNFDTSIIVASAISLSSTAIVLKHLNEVNQTKTSYGIASVGILIFQDLAVIPILLMIKLLSSKDLAMSDLLLTTGISAFIVVLLLLLPGRFLAKIILRSSAKMKTDEIFVGTVFLIVLGSAFLSQSFGFSMTLGAFLSGMIISSTSYKYQVAAVLVYFRDLLLGIFFITIGMQVDVIFLAKYFIIIILLVFLTLLAKTLIMFAFLSFFRGTKIAMKIALSLSQIGEFSFAIFLLASQHKILNLQLDGGILKYVFGTEFFASITPTEIHQFLTLMVIFSMIATPFILDNLDKCTAFALKTIKIPQKTSTTYTQEQQEEEKESKKRILICGYGLVGQKIFDFLKDYDIEVFGIDSNYERVEKGIIRGDKIIYGNITDKMIFREVEIQKVTAVILCIESPVEIEKACRHILALSKYTKIIVQTRDNALESELKAMGLYGVINSTMEIATILSNLAIEAIKEEEEKQGESTKEI, from the coding sequence ATGGCAGTCATTTCGGGGATTATTTTAAACAAGCTCAAAATACCCACTATTATTGGTTATATTGTTACTGGGGTTTTAACCGCCTATATTTTTAACTTTAGAGTTGAAGATTCCACTGATTTAAGCGAAATAGCCGAAATGGGAATTGTCTTTTTGATGTTTATGATCGGACTTGATTTTAGCTTCAAAAAAATGTCTTCAATTAAGCAAGAAGTTTTTTTGTTTGGCGGTTTGCAAATTGGACTTTCCATTCTAACTTTCTTTTTTATTTGCTATTCTCTTTTTGGATTTAACTTTGATACTTCTATTATTGTTGCTAGTGCGATTAGCCTTTCTTCAACCGCGATTGTTCTCAAACACCTTAATGAAGTTAATCAAACCAAAACTTCTTATGGAATCGCATCTGTAGGGATTCTAATCTTTCAAGACTTAGCGGTAATTCCTATCCTTTTGATGATTAAGCTCCTAAGTAGCAAAGATCTAGCAATGAGTGATCTTTTGCTAACCACAGGCATTTCAGCCTTTATTGTTGTGCTTTTACTTTTATTGCCCGGTAGATTCTTAGCCAAAATCATCTTACGCTCTTCAGCTAAAATGAAAACCGATGAGATCTTTGTAGGAACGGTGTTTTTGATTGTTTTAGGTTCTGCTTTTTTAAGCCAATCTTTTGGTTTTTCAATGACACTTGGAGCGTTTTTATCAGGTATGATTATTTCAAGCACTTCTTATAAATACCAAGTTGCTGCCGTTTTAGTTTATTTCCGCGATCTTTTGCTTGGAATCTTTTTTATCACCATAGGAATGCAAGTTGATGTCATATTTTTAGCAAAATATTTCATTATTATTATTCTTTTAGTTTTCCTCACACTTTTAGCAAAAACTCTTATTATGTTTGCTTTTTTGAGTTTCTTTAGGGGGACTAAAATCGCAATGAAAATTGCCCTCTCCCTTTCTCAAATTGGGGAATTCTCTTTTGCAATTTTCCTCCTTGCAAGCCAACACAAGATTCTAAACTTACAACTAGATGGTGGAATCTTAAAATATGTTTTTGGAACAGAATTTTTTGCTTCCATTACTCCGACTGAAATTCATCAATTCCTTACGCTAATGGTTATTTTCTCAATGATTGCCACTCCTTTTATTCTTGATAATCTTGATAAATGCACCGCTTTTGCCCTAAAAACTATCAAGATTCCACAAAAAACTTCAACTACATACACGCAAGAACAACAAGAAGAGGAAAAAGAATCTAAAAAACGCATTCTTATTTGCGGCTATGGACTTGTAGGACAAAAAATATTTGACTTCTTAAAAGACTACGATATAGAGGTTTTTGGGATTGATTCAAATTATGAGAGGGTAGAGAAAGGAATCATACGAGGCGATAAAATCATTTATGGGAACATCACTGATAAAATGATTTTTAGAGAAGTTGAGATTCAAAAGGTTACTGCAGTGATTTTATGCATTGAATCACCAGTAGAGATTGAAAAAGCTTGCAGACATATCCTAGCATTATCCAAATACACCAAAATCATTGTCCAAACACGCGATAATGCACTTGAATCAGAACTCAAAGCAATGGGGCTTTATGGTGTCATCAACTCCACAATGGAAATTGCAACAATCCTTTCAAATCTTGCCATTGAAGCCATTAAAGAAGAGGAAGAAAAACAAGGTGAATCCACTAAAGAAATTTAA
- a CDS encoding ammonium transporter — MLSVDTLFLIACSGLVLLMTPALGMFYAGMVNRNNVLSTTINSVILYALIALQWIIIGYTLAFGDDIGLLIGNLNHIFLVGIDGQSVGNVSENLFMFFQMLFAVIGAAIITGSLAERMHFGALLIFILCWSTLAYDVLAHWVWGGGWLMEIGSLDFAGGGVVHIAAGVAGLVGCIMLGKRKYAQGIMPHNLPLSFIGAVFLWMGWLGFNTGSALSVNSVAVNAFLTTNFSVVGAMLSWMLVEWIKYGKPTLLGSITGIVAGLVAITPSAGFVTPFAAVLIGFIASPICFFAISYLKSKFGYDDTLDAFGLHGVGGIWGGIATGLFATSSVNGIIKEDAAGEGLFYSGDVSLLVVQIVAVLACFVLSGVVSYVILKIIALFNPLRVEESQEINGLDQALHGEIAYR, encoded by the coding sequence ATTTTATCTGTAGATACTTTGTTTTTGATTGCTTGTAGTGGGCTTGTTTTGTTAATGACTCCTGCTTTGGGTATGTTTTATGCTGGAATGGTTAATCGTAATAATGTTTTAAGCACAACAATTAATAGTGTTATTTTGTATGCTTTAATTGCATTGCAGTGGATTATTATAGGTTATACTTTAGCTTTTGGCGATGATATTGGATTGTTGATTGGGAATTTGAATCATATTTTTTTAGTGGGCATTGATGGGCAAAGTGTAGGCAATGTTAGTGAAAATTTATTTATGTTCTTCCAAATGCTTTTTGCGGTAATTGGTGCGGCTATTATTACAGGATCTTTGGCTGAAAGAATGCATTTTGGTGCCCTTTTGATTTTTATTTTGTGCTGGAGCACTTTGGCTTATGATGTTTTAGCACACTGGGTTTGGGGCGGAGGTTGGCTTATGGAGATTGGCTCTTTAGACTTTGCAGGGGGTGGAGTAGTGCATATCGCTGCTGGAGTAGCTGGACTTGTGGGCTGTATTATGCTTGGTAAGAGAAAATATGCACAAGGAATTATGCCTCATAATTTACCTCTTTCTTTCATTGGAGCTGTTTTTCTTTGGATGGGATGGCTTGGATTTAATACAGGAAGTGCTTTGAGTGTAAATTCTGTTGCGGTGAATGCATTTTTGACAACTAATTTTTCTGTGGTTGGTGCAATGCTTTCGTGGATGTTGGTAGAATGGATTAAATATGGCAAACCTACTTTATTGGGAAGTATTACAGGAATTGTGGCAGGACTTGTAGCTATCACACCATCAGCTGGATTTGTTACGCCTTTTGCAGCAGTTTTGATAGGATTTATAGCATCGCCTATTTGTTTTTTTGCTATTAGTTATTTAAAATCCAAATTTGGATATGATGATACTTTAGATGCTTTTGGTTTGCATGGAGTTGGTGGAATATGGGGCGGAATCGCAACTGGGCTTTTTGCGACAAGTTCTGTGAATGGAATCATCAAGGAAGATGCTGCTGGAGAAGGGTTGTTTTATAGTGGTGATGTTAGTTTGCTAGTTGTGCAGATTGTAGCGGTTTTGGCTTGTTTTGTGTTATCAGGAGTTGTGAGTTATGTAATCTTAAAAATTATTGCCCTTTTTAATCCTCTTAGGGTAGAAGAATCTCAAGAGATTAATGGTTTGGATCAGGCTTTGCACGGAGAGATTGCTTATCGCTAA
- the cysC gene encoding adenylyl-sulfate kinase, whose product MENNLTWHDTKITKEQRSKLKTQKPCVLWLTGLSGSGKSTLANALEQRLFTMGYHTYLLDGDNVRHGLNKDLGFDENSRVENIRRIGKVCKLFVDSGLIVLCAFISPFCKERQIIRELLDKGEYIEIFVDTPIEVCKKRDPKGLYKKARNGEIKNFTGIDSPYEAPENPEIHIKSENLDENIETILKYLLKKGKIHA is encoded by the coding sequence ATGGAAAACAATCTCACATGGCATGACACAAAAATCACCAAAGAGCAAAGATCAAAACTCAAAACTCAAAAACCCTGTGTCTTATGGCTAACAGGACTAAGCGGTAGTGGTAAATCCACTCTAGCTAATGCGTTAGAGCAAAGACTTTTTACTATGGGTTACCACACTTATCTTCTAGATGGAGACAATGTAAGGCATGGCTTAAACAAAGACTTAGGTTTTGATGAAAACTCAAGAGTGGAAAATATAAGACGCATAGGAAAAGTTTGCAAATTATTTGTTGATAGCGGCTTAATAGTGCTTTGTGCTTTTATCTCCCCTTTTTGCAAAGAAAGACAAATCATAAGGGAATTGCTTGACAAGGGAGAATACATAGAAATCTTTGTAGATACGCCTATAGAAGTTTGCAAAAAAAGAGATCCCAAAGGGCTTTATAAAAAAGCAAGAAATGGAGAGATTAAAAATTTTACCGGTATAGATAGCCCCTATGAAGCACCAGAAAATCCGGAGATTCATATAAAAAGCGAGAATCTTGATGAAAATATTGAAACGATTTTAAAATATTTATTAAAAAAAGGAAAAATTCATGCTTAA